The DNA segment CAGTGCCAAGCAACACAGCATGGAAGggggaaatttaaaaagagaaaaggggaAAGCCAATTATAGTTACCATTAAGGAACATGGAATCATTCTTATCATTTAGTAAGTTTTTGAGCAGTATCACAATATAGTTAACTCAAAAGGCCAAATTTTTAGAACTGTTATATATGAGTACATATGGACCGAAAAACCTGATGTTACCAGTGCTATCTAGCTGAAGCTAGTTAAAGAGACAAATAACTCAATTGCATGTTCAAAAGGAGAGTAGAAATTGTGAACTGCTGTTTGGATCCACTGTCTTATGGACATCAGTGCAGCCACTAAATTTGCAGGTGCAAACAGACAGTTATGTATGTATACTTACCGGatccacatgcaaaaaaaaaaaaaaaaaggattgttcAATTTTCCAGTATGTGATAGGGGAACAGGTATGAAAAATACAGTGGTCTATGTGTGCGGAGTTTTAAGTATGCCTTTGGCAAACTCCTAGGAAAGGTTGGCTGTTTATCAAACAAATACATGAAGGAATTCATAGTAAATCTTGTCTTCACAGCAAATACTACAGCTACAATAGCTAGCAGCTGCAAAATCTCTTTCAGGATGTTTTCTCCATGTCTTTTCTAGTTTCTCTCATTCTGAAAGCCTTTTGAATGCTTTTCTAATTTCTAGCTCACTTTGGAAAGCAAACCAGGGAATTCACGTGTGAATGGCAATGTGGGAATGGCAAGCATGCATATAGAATAATTTATCATGTCTACATCCATTGAATTCAGATTTCCTGAAAGTCTACAGAGAAAGTACATGGCTGGAGAGAGGAAAAATCAGCATGGGCAATGCCATGGGAACCAGACGTGTACTCCATCCACGTGGTCATTACCAGACACTCTAGACACTCTACAGTTCTCCCTTCCACTCTTCTCCAGTTACTTGCAGCCATCCTTTATTGTCTCACAAGCCAATTCTAGAAGCACTCCTGTCTTCCCGTTGGGAGCACAGCGACTGTACAGGAAGCAGCACCACTAAAGCATGCAGTTTGCATTCCTAAGCAAGCTCTAAAGGGAACAGGACAGGGGGAGCATCCCGGAGAAGACAGGCACaaaatgtgaaggcagagacacacTTCTTACACCAGAAGAATTTTGCCTAATCAGATGCATATTATGCTCTCCTTAGTATTAAGGGAAATTTTGTTAACTCCTACAGGGATCAGCCAGTCCCTCAATAACAGAGGCTTCCATGTCCAGGGTTCAGACTTTGTTGTGTTAGTGAGTGCTGCTACTACGTAGTTGTGGTTGTTATTTTGACCTTTGGTTTTATCTTAGTGAAGCCTGTTAATGCTTTTTGAGCTTGGCTATCTACTCTGGTGCACAGTAGGATGGAAGTTAAGGTAGTAGAAACTCTCTCAAAAGGCATAGGAGGAGTCAGATTGAACGAGTTGGGGAGATGGGATCATCTGTCCCTACACTTATTTGTTCCTTGTGCCCATAAGTACTATAGCAGCTGTGAACTCCTTGGTTGCATTCCTACCCTCCTCAGTTGTTAGTGAAGTACAAAATGGCTTAGAGAGGGCAAACATGTTGTGTTGGTGGCTAAGTAAAGGATCTGTGTGTGACTGGTTGCTTACAATCACGTAATTGTCTTAGAGTCCATTTGAAATGATTCCCCTGTGCCTAGTTTTTGTGTAGACAACGCTTCATCCTACAACACATCAGAATTCATCACAGAACACTGCAGAGTGCACTAGCTTTGCTCAACTCAGCCTTTCTCCACATGTGAGTGTTGAATGGTTTAGGTTGCATGAATTTGGAGAAAAGAAACTGTTTACCTGTACTTCCAAAATTATacctttgaaatattttactcttttttaaaagaacagatgTAAAGTGAAGAACCAAAATGCTCAGTCTGGCTTagtaaagaaacatttaaaaatattttagttgctAGTTTTAGCACACAAATATGGCACAAATGTCAGGCTCAGTATTTGGCCACAGTGGCAACCAACCAGGACTTGAGAAAGTAGGATTATTTTGATTCCACAAAGAGAAGAAACATAAAGCTCCATATGAAATGTTAAATATCCAGAAAAAGTTCAGCTACATCATCCAGTCATTCATTTTTTGTCATGGTAAAAATAGAACAATTTTTCAGACTTGAAGAAGTAAAGAATTTTTGTACAAAACCTACCAATATTTGAAGTGGGTGCCATGCACAGTATTGGCCCTGTACACCATGCAGAAAAGCGTGGAAAGTAAAGAAAAGAGATATTTCATTATCAAAGCTTACTGACAGagataaattttaaatagaaagatAATTTCTTGGCAATATCAATTAATCAGTACATGCAAACCCAGTCATCTCCCATGCTTACAAATTCAGATTAGCTTTAAAATCTCAAATTCAGGTACTGAAACTTAATTCTTGGATTCTTAGGTACAAAAGGAATGATCTCACTGAAATTACCTATTTATTTTGGACATACACATCCTAAATAGTTTTTTatcacaaaaataatatttattacacatatttctttcaaaattatgCTCCAGGATCTACTATCTGGTGGCCATATTTCTATTTAGAGCATTAATGTATTAAAACTGCCTTCTCCACCTCATTGCTACTGAGGACTTGACTGTGAAGATACACATTACAATGATTTTTCCATTAAAAGGGCGCTCTCAGTTGGACAGATTTGGTTTTGCTCTTAACAAAGAGGAAGAGGTCTTTCTGATATTTTGGCTCTGAAGTCTAGATTTCCCTTTGGCCAACTATGGCAAAGAAAATGTAACTTTTAAATGAAGTAACTGTaggattttaaaaacttaaattgaacatcatgcattttatcatgttCATTCACCTTGGCTAGACTTCCTGGGCTACTGAATTTGTTCCATAGCTATAAGAAGTATAGCTGGAAGGCAGCGGCTGAAAATGGAGTGATTTAATGTGGAAATAAATTAccgcattttttgaaaaaagaaaaaggccagAAATAAAGTCACTTCAATCAAAATGGTTTTCACTGCTACTGCAgaaattatgttcttttttttgaaggtttagaGGAAAAGTCCTAAATTGTTAGCTATCAATGGTTAGTTTTAAGAAGTGATGTTAATATGTACTAAGGAATTACATTTCCCTGGCAGAAACTATGATAAAAATGTGTGAAAAAAGTATaagtaatatttttcatttatttgagaggtagggagggagggagggagggggaagagagagagagagatatctcttgtgctggttcactccggaAATGCATGAAATCATGGGGACTGGGCTGGCTgaagggagctgggaactcaatccaggtctaccacgtagctgccaggaactcaatcacttcagccatcactgtgGTATCCCTGGGGCTGCACTAGCTGAAGCTGGTGTCGGGAGCTAGAGCTGAGTTTTGAAAGCAGATACTCTGGTATTGGACACGGGTAACTCTGCTaataggctaaatgcccactttcAAGACCATAATTTAAATGATGTCATAAAGAACTACTTCAATCTTTAATTAAAGACCGGGTTTTTTATGGATTCTTTTCAAATTAATCAGTTTATTAGTATACTAATTAACTGATGGGTTTTTTTCAAACTCAGGTATACAATGCTATGTGTTTGGTGTGTTTAATTAACAAAGCTttttgaattaatatttaaaaccTAAGTCATTTTCATTTACTAATAGTTAACAAAATGGAGCCTTTAGCATTTTAACAATGCACTACTCACAGTGGTtagtattttcaatttatttctagCAGTCTGTATGCTCATTCTTAAAGTAATGACCACTGGAAGAAATTTATTTCCctgcacatatatttatttgaacaaaattctgatttaaatttttctattcaaCTTGGTATAAAACTGTCATAATATTAAACACAGTTGAATGCAGGAGGTAACCTAAAATATGCTGTAAagcataagaaaatattttgctataGTTTCAAGTTGCTATGTTTTTATGTTACATTATGTTCAAGAGTTGGAGGCCAAAACCGTCTGTTTTAAATATACTATGCTATTCCCTAAATGTATGTATGGGTAAGCTACTATAGCCACCTTTAGTATATTAAGGATACATGGGGTATAGATTTTTTCAACACTTAAGGGAAGTTATTAATTTGTTTTACTGCAGACTATGTCTGTGAAAATGATACCTAAGAATCAAGAAATTAGTTTAAGACTTAACCAAGCAAATCAATCATAAGAAGCAAAAATATAAGAActgctaaaaagaaaaatgtgaatacTTTCTCCCAATTTGATTTCAAACATTAAATTTCAAGAATCACAGAAAAACAGGTCGTTCTAGATACTAGTAGATCAAGCATGCTTGCCTTGTTTTATTTCTAATCAAAATACATGTCGACAGTCCTCCCAGCAAAACTCTTTGGAAGCTGCTTTGCATTGTACACATTCACAATATCATTAAACTCGCCATGCCCAGAGCTGTGTTCTCACCTGCAGGGATATATGCCTGCTGCGGGAGCTGCAGGTTACCCACAGCCTGCTGGCAGTGGTAAACACTTGGATTGAAGACTGGAGTGGCACCATTGGTCTTCTCAAGTGCCAATCTCTTTGGTATCAGTTGAATTGCACCAGGCTGAAGGGCCTGTGGGGGAGAGATGGGTTAATCACTAGTACCacagaaagcaaataaaataaaataaaataaaataagaaagaaagatatatagagagaaaaagaaaaaaaccattcAAACAAGCAACAGCTCTAGAAGGTATGGCCAGGGAATCCTCTACACCGGCATTCCTTTGAGCAAGGCATTCAACAAGCAATGGGCTCACAGCATAGAAACCAACTGTACAGATTAATGTTTAACTAGATGAGTAGTTAACcctaaacagaaaattaaaatacaggggaaaaaaagtttttcaaCTTCACTAATTTAGACCTTTTTAAGGCATGATGTGACACAAAGCTATTATAGCAAATCATAATTACAAACTGACACCTGAGGGATGTTCACCCATGAATCCTTCAAAGTGAAATTAGCAGAAACAACAGCTAGAGCAGGAAAGAGGTTTCCACCAGTTATAACTGTAATACGAATGTAGGCGATTGAGGTACGTGGGTGATAAAACCCAAAACACATGCTGGTGGACTATCACAGTCTCCAGCCCCATAACCCAGATCCAACTTATACACAGACTTCAGGTTCAGGGCCTCCAATGCCTAATTCTCATGTACGGAAAATGCCAATGAAGCATTTCTCCCCCACTGCCTATCTCACCCAAGTACCAAACAGTTAGCAAAATGTATTCACTTCTCATGTATGGAGGTTTCCTGGGCATTTCAGTGTGTGCCATTTGCTTTAAGTCCTCATAAAGCTAAATTCTAAAATCCATTAGCATTTGTAAACCCTCCATTCACATCTATGGTTGCTTGAAAATCCCACTGTTCTTCTAATTCTCAAACATGGCCCTGAATCAGATTTGTTGGAGAAccttaatattattttatgttttttttttttttttaatattggagACGTAGAGAgctagagagctcccatctgctgattcgctcccaaaatgctcacaacagctaggactgaagCCAGGGAATCAAGAGCTGGAattgaagtacttgagccatcacggttGCCTCCCAGCATGCTCACTGGTGGGAATTTGGAGTCAGGCGCCGgggcaaggactcaaacccaggcactcagaggtAGGATgcgagtgtcttaactgctaggccaaatgctatGCTATCCCtactttacatcttttttttttttttctcagcaagTTGcacattactttaaaaatatatcccatcggccggcaccgcggctcactaggctaatcctccgcctgtggcaccgcacaccggcttctagtcccggtcagggcgccggattctgtctcagttgcccctcttccaggccagctctctgctgtggcccgggagtgcagtggaggatggtaaagtgcttgggccctgcaccctacgggagaccaggagaagcacctggctcctgccactggatcagcgcgatgcaccagccgcagcaccggctgcagcggccattgggggggtgaaccaacggcaaaggaagacctttctctctgtctctctctctcactgtccactctgcctgtcaaaaaaaaattttttataccaTCAACAACAATCAGGTATGTTCCAAATTCTTAAGGAGACAGGAACACTTGTTCTGATTGAGTAGCctttctggtgcaaaaaaaggGTCTTGCCATGACCTCCTTACTCCTATGGATAATGAAGACCTTAAACCTCTTCTTAAAGCCGTTGTTTACTTAGACTTACCTCAAACAAATTCCTATGGGCTAATCTGATCTTACCATTAAGACCTGCTCTGATCAGttactcagaaaggaattttataTTGATGTTCACAATACCAATCGCATGCCCactgtatgagggtacttcaaaaagctcatggaaagttgCATTAAAAAGATGAGTTGAAATctttatatagttttttcataacatgcattttccatgagctctttgaagaccccttataatATTTATCCATCTAAGTGGAAATCTGAGTACACATTTTACCAAACACATACAGATCATCAGAAATGAGCAGGTACATGGGAAGGCCCCATGCCTGAGTGCAGGTTCGAGTGCATATGGCACAAGCAAGCCATTCCTTGTACATCCCCTGTGCACgagattgtttatttttaatagagcAACTGTACTCAAGTATTTTAATAGGCCCATGCCATTTCTGAATTCTATGCAACCAGTCTAAGTCATCAAAAATTGAAGGCTTAAATTCTGCAATGAACATTCTGGATCCTTTACTCTTTTCGTACATTAAAATTCCCCTCTTCAGatacattaatgaaaaaaaaaacatgcattaGCCAAGTGTGTTGTCCAGATCAAAGGAAAGAGTAAGTTCTACTTTGGTGCTCTCATTCTTCACAAAGTAATGGGTTCCATTCTGAAAGAACAGAGTCATTGGGAAAGCAGAGACAGTGCACAAAATACTGGTCTGTCCTTGCAACCATAACCCACAAGGAAACGTTGAAAAAATTTGGGGTATTTGGCTTAGAGAGGAGACATGAGGGTCACTTTCATAGGGGCTAGGGATTGGCTTGTTTTGTGAAGTTCCAGTTGCAACAAGGGAAGTGTCAACCCGATATGTGGAGAACCTCCTTAAGTGGGACGTTTGAAAACAGGCCCGCACTTACCATAGCACTTGCAGCTGAATGGTTCATCTGGTGATGAGCTGCCCTGAGCTTGGCCTGCAAGTGTGGAGGAGGATGGAAGTACTTGCATTTCTCGCGGGAGCATCGCCCTTTGATATAATCCATGCAGATTGTCACAGTATTATCACTCACTTCAATCATGGACACATCTGTAGGGTGAGCATAGCGGCAATCATTCTCCCCACGGGTACAATTTCCACGCTGAAATTCTCGGCACACcttgaagaagaaacaaaacacacacgcacagatgACAGTGATGAGTGGAAGGTGATTGGGCGTTGTTTATTTTGCCACTGCATGTAGGGGTAATCCTATGCATTTTGTCCTAtacctttatttattaaaattctatacatttatttaggaaaaatctaaaaagatgAGGGATAATCCCAAGCCCATTCACCGTGAGATGTAAACAGAGAATTGTTATTCCTAGAAAGTAACTTCCATTTTCCTCAAAAGGAAACAGTCTGTTTTCCTTACatcaaaaaaaagttcatggagattgtgtatcatgaaaaaaactatgtatggatctCAAAACTTTTTTGCAGCAAATTCCAATTCCTTGAACTTTGTGAATCATTTCATACACTAGCAAGCATTTATGGGGCTGCCAATGGAGTTGACTGAAAAATTGACTAGTCATTTATGTCAACACACGAAGAATGGCGTTTAAGGAAAACTTGAGGAATTTGAATAAATCTATAAGATGCTTGCAATTTCTTTTAGATTTCTTAGGCATCAAGTGATATTTGCTATCTAGTACAccattcttttttgtattttattgctttattgagataaaattttaatacatttaccCATGTCAATTTGAAAACTCACTGATTTTAAGTACATTTAAAGGACACAAGACATGATTATTAAAATGTTGAAACAGCTTTAGATTTTTTCAGTTTGATTATCTAGCAAGTAGAGATTTATTAATAAATACAAGTACATTAATCACATTCTGTAAAGCTGGAGCTTGGGTACAAAGAGCATTCCCATGCAGATTTCCTGTGCCACAGGCTGTGTAGATGAAAAACATTGTTTGACCTACTACACAACTTCAGTGCATTGCATAATGGGATATAATTACAATAGTAGAATGCTTAATATTTTTCTGGGTTATATTCCATAAGCCAAAAATCTAGGGtgtacttatttaaaagacattgGCCTCTGTATAAGGTTAGTAGCTATTCTACAGGTACTTATATATTTCTTCACAAATACCTCCAGTTTGTCAGAACGCATTGGTTTTGGACCAACAGCTCCTGGCATTGCAAGAGGTGGATTTCCAGAGATCAAAACAGGTGTATTTGGTAAAAGTTCGGCAGGAACCATGCCCATCCCAGGATGAGGTAAATAAGGATTGAAAGCCATGGTAGGATTAGCTGCAAGTTGCGGATTCATTGGAAAAGAATTCTGTAGGtttaagagaaaagaataaaggtGTTACACATCAACAGATTCATGCTATTATTACAGAGGGAGGCAAAAAGGCATTAATTTAGAAATATCAGAATTACCAAAGTCATATCAAAATTTACCAttgttttttctgatttttagtcTCATACTCATTCCCATATAGGAGCTCCTTTAAACTAGCAATTCTTTATAAGTAACATATTAATTGATAAGGTGATCAAACTAATTAGCCCAATTAAATCTCATTGCTAGAATCTGTTCCAAGTGTGTTTTCTTCAGCACTTCTTTTTCTACCAACAAACCATGTCATCAATGACATCATAGATCTGAACAATATCCCTTATCTCCTCCCACAGCCATGGCCTTTGCAGGTGGGCTCCAGGGACCCTGGAAAGCCCCATATTTTCTACTTACCTGTTCCCCATCAATGCTGCTTGGCTCTAAGGCTGCCTGTCCTACCACACATCCCACCAGTTACTACTAAAAACATTGGTTTTGCTTCTTTTCTTGGCCTGCTGACAATTATGAAAGAC comes from the Oryctolagus cuniculus chromosome X, mOryCun1.1, whole genome shotgun sequence genome and includes:
- the MBNL3 gene encoding muscleblind-like protein 3 isoform X3, whose product is MTAVNVALIRDTKWLTLEVCREFQRGTCSRADTDCKFAHPPRVCHVENGRVVACFDSLKGRCTRENCKYLHPPPHLKTQLEINGRNNLIQQKTAAAMFAQQMQLMLQNAQMPSLNSFPMNPQLAANPTMAFNPYLPHPGMGMVPAELLPNTPVLISGNPPLAMPGAVGPKPMRSDKLEVCREFQRGNCTRGENDCRYAHPTDVSMIEVSDNTVTICMDYIKGRCSREKCKYFHPPPHLQAKLRAAHHQMNHSAASAMALQPGAIQLIPKRLALEKTNGATPVFNPSVYHCQQAVGNLQLPQQAYIPAGPILCMAPTSNIVPMMHGATPTTVSAATAPATSVPFAAAPTGNQLKF
- the MBNL3 gene encoding muscleblind-like protein 3 isoform X7, with the protein product MFAQQMQLMLQNAQMPSLNSFPMNPQLAANPTMAFNPYLPHPGMGMVPAELLPNTPVLISGNPPLAMPGAVGPKPMRSDKLEVCREFQRGNCTRGENDCRYAHPTDVSMIEVSDNTVTICMDYIKGRCSREKCKYFHPPPHLQAKLRAAHHQMNHSAASAMALQPGAIQLIPKRLALEKTNGATPVFNPSVYHCQQAVGNLQLPQQAYIPAVPMMHGATPTTVSAATAPATSVPFAAAPTGNQLKF
- the MBNL3 gene encoding muscleblind-like protein 3 isoform X1 — its product is MTAVNVALIRDTKWLTLEVCREFQRGTCSRADTDCKFAHPPRVCHVENGRVVACFDSLKGRCTRENCKYLHPPPHLKTQLEINGRNNLIQQKTAAAMFAQQMQLMLQNAQMPSLNSFPMNPQLAANPTMAFNPYLPHPGMGMVPAELLPNTPVLISGNPPLAMPGAVGPKPMRSDKLEVCREFQRGNCTRGENDCRYAHPTDVSMIEVSDNTVTICMDYIKGRCSREKCKYFHPPPHLQAKLRAAHHQMNHSAASAMALQPGAIQLIPKRLALEKTNGATPVFNPSVYHCQQAVGNLQLPQQAYIPAGPILCMAPTSNIVPMMHGATPTTVSAATAPATSVPFAAAPTGNQIPQLSIDELNSSMFVSQM
- the MBNL3 gene encoding muscleblind-like protein 3 isoform X6; this translates as MFAQQMQLMLQNAQMPSLNSFPMNPQLAANPTMAFNPYLPHPGMGMVPAELLPNTPVLISGNPPLAMPGAVGPKPMRSDKLEVCREFQRGNCTRGENDCRYAHPTDVSMIEVSDNTVTICMDYIKGRCSREKCKYFHPPPHLQAKLRAAHHQMNHSAASAMALQPGAIQLIPKRLALEKTNGATPVFNPSVYHCQQAVGNLQLPQQAYIPAGPILCMAPTSNIVPMMHGATPTTVSAATAPATSVPFAAAPTGNQLKF
- the MBNL3 gene encoding muscleblind-like protein 3 isoform X5, with the protein product MFAQQMQLMLQNAQMPSLNSFPMNPQLAANPTMAFNPYLPHPGMGMVPAELLPNTPVLISGNPPLAMPGAVGPKPMRSDKLEVCREFQRGNCTRGENDCRYAHPTDVSMIEVSDNTVTICMDYIKGRCSREKCKYFHPPPHLQAKLRAAHHQMNHSAASAMALQPGAIQLIPKRLALEKTNGATPVFNPSVYHCQQAVGNLQLPQQAYIPAGPILCMAPTSNIVPMMHGATPTTVSAATAPATSVPFAAAPTGNQIPQLSIDELNSSMFVSQM
- the MBNL3 gene encoding muscleblind-like protein 3 isoform X2; amino-acid sequence: MTAVNVALIRDTKWLTLEVCREFQRGTCSRADTDCKFAHPPRVCHVENGRVVACFDSLKGRCTRENCKYLHPPPHLKTQLEINGRNNLIQQKTAAAMFAQQMQLMLQNAQMPSLNSFPMNPQLAANPTMAFNPYLPHPGMGMVPAELLPNTPVLISGNPPLAMPGAVGPKPMRSDKLEVCREFQRGNCTRGENDCRYAHPTDVSMIEVSDNTVTICMDYIKGRCSREKCKYFHPPPHLQAKLRAAHHQMNHSAASAMALQPGAIQLIPKRLALEKTNGATPVFNPSVYHCQQAVGNLQLPQQAYIPAVPMMHGATPTTVSAATAPATSVPFAAAPTGNQIPQLSIDELNSSMFVSQM
- the MBNL3 gene encoding muscleblind-like protein 3 isoform X4, which produces MTAVNVALIRDTKWLTLEVCREFQRGTCSRADTDCKFAHPPRVCHVENGRVVACFDSLKGRCTRENCKYLHPPPHLKTQLEINGRNNLIQQKTAAAMFAQQMQLMLQNAQMPSLNSFPMNPQLAANPTMAFNPYLPHPGMGMVPAELLPNTPVLISGNPPLAMPGAVGPKPMRSDKLEVCREFQRGNCTRGENDCRYAHPTDVSMIEVSDNTVTICMDYIKGRCSREKCKYFHPPPHLQAKLRAAHHQMNHSAASAMALQPGAIQLIPKRLALEKTNGATPVFNPSVYHCQQAVGNLQLPQQAYIPAVPMMHGATPTTVSAATAPATSVPFAAAPTGNQLKF